One segment of Daphnia magna isolate NIES linkage group LG2, ASM2063170v1.1, whole genome shotgun sequence DNA contains the following:
- the LOC116936753 gene encoding zinc finger BED domain-containing protein RICESLEEPER 2 produces the protein MADRLRHGIQRVWKDYDLQTSHSLPLSSNNGTVTRIDSGNRYKSGTSTKSKIDNDYIAKVCFGSSLQPNEPRRADRDELREYEAEETEPTECDPTSVYDYWATRTRRWPQLCAMAKDLLCIPATSAASERVFSAGKDVFGIARMSLNPETVEALVCLRSWYRAGLVNEDDIEGLEEIEELKE, from the exons atggccGATCGGTTGCGACACGG AATTCAACGTGTTTGGAAAGATTATGACTTGCAAACCAGCCACAGTCTGCCGTTGTCTAGTAACAACGGTACCGTTACTAGAATCGATTCTGGGAATCGGTACAAAAGCGGAACTAGTACAAAGTCAAAAATCGACAATGACTACATCGCCAAGGTTTGTTTTGGATCTTCCCTCCAGCCGAACGAGCCTCGTCGGGCCGACAGAGATGAGCTCAGAGAATACGAGGCGGAAGAAACGGAACCAACCGAGTGCGATCCAACTTCTGTGTACGATTACTGGGCTACCAGGACTAGGCGATGGCCACAACTGTGTGCGATGGCTAAGGATTTGCTGTGTATTCCTGCCACAAGCGCAGCGAGCGAGCGAGTTTTTAGCGCCGGTAAAGATGTGTTTGGTATCGCCAGGATGAGCCTTAATCCGGAGACTGTCGAAGCTCTGGTATGTCTCCGTTCTTGGTACAGAGCAGGTTTAGTAAACGAAGATGACATCGAGGGTTTGGAGGAAATAGAGGAATTGAaggaataa
- the LOC116917750 gene encoding MFS-type transporter SLC18B1 isoform X2, with amino-acid sequence MESSESSAEHLHEFLFTSNTLPADPALGILENNHGRTSPYHWTTMSDTMIVSPTAGRTVLDVVVCSGTDTPKYAISNCQTSGMKSGTGIRSQSVSNLSDKKFRPSDEEILQLKNKFLLLAELRNRRFFRLLEKNQKWTLALVCAVYFFCYSAISMLSPFFLKIAVLHNISTSTYGLIFSIHPAVVFCTSPFIGHITPSLGPKFTFISGIFLCGSCNVLFGTLEYVQDDTQFTVLCFIIRGLGAVGAAAFSTAGATYVANMFPDKVSVVMGTLETCIGLGFSIGPLIGGALFTLGGFQLPFYVMGSVMLLTLPFTFHILPKANHINNMGHLGTKLLTIFKMPVVSIVCLVIVVSSSAWSVLEPTLVIHMKQLAPMRLGLLFLVTSFSYAISSPFWGWLVGRYDHENLMMIVGLSATAISLLLLGPSPVLPELPKLLWLDILSLFLIGVFVAMAYVPTYQALLGYAIQVGCDMELSTYSAIAGLWASMYSLGF; translated from the exons ATGGAGTCCTCAGAATCAAGTGCCGAGCATTTACATGAGTTTTTGTTTACTTCAAATACTTTGCCGGCTGATCCAGCATTAGGTATATTGGAAAATAACCATGGAAGAACGAGCCCTTACCACTGGACAACAATGAGTGATACAATGATAGTCTCGCCAACAGCGGGTCGAACTGTTTTGGACGTTGTGGTTTGCAGTGGTACTGATACACCAAAGTATGCTATTTCTAATTGCCAAACCTCGGGGATGAAGAGTGGAACAGGAATCAGATCTCAATCAGTATCAAATCTAAGTGACAAGAAATTTAGACCCTCTGATGAAGAAATTTtacaattgaaaaacaaattcctGCTTCTTGCTGAACTAAGAAACAGGAGATTTTTCAGACTGCTGGAGAAAAATCAAAAGTGGACACTTGCTCTTGTATGTGCTGTCTATTTCTTCTGTTATTCTGCAATTTCCATGCTTTCGCCATTCTTCTTAAAG ATAGCAGTTTTGCATAACATTTCCACAAGCACATATG gtTTGATTTTCAGTATTCATCCTGCTGTAGTGTTCTGTACATCCCCTTTTATTGGTCATATCACACCTTCCTTAGGACCaaaatttacatttatatCAG gtATTTTTCTCTGTGGAAGTTGCAATGTGCTGTTTGGAACACTTGAATATGTCCAGGATGACACCCAGTTTACTGTACTCTGTTTCATTATAAGAGGATTGGGAGCTGTTGGAGCCGCAGCATTCTCAACAGCCGGAGCCACCTACGTTGCAAACATGTTCCCCGATAAAGTCAGCGTAGTTATG GGTACATTGGAAACGTGCATTGGCTTGGGATTTTCGATTGGACC tttaatcGGTG GAGCTCTATTCACGTTAGGAGGCTTTCAGCTTCCATTCTACGTTATGGGTTCGGTAATGCTTCTGACGTTACCATTCACTTTTCATATCCTACCAAAAGCCAACCATATCAATAACATGGGACATCTTGGAACAAAATTGTTGACAATATTCAAAATGCCAGTTGTCTCCATtgtttgtttagtaattgttGTATCGTCAAGCGCTTGGAGTGTTTTGGAACCAACTCTGGTTATCCATATGAAGCAG CTTGCTCCTATGCGACTTGGACTTCTATTCCTTGTAACCTCATTCAGTTATGCCATTTCTAGTCCGTTTTGGGGCTGGCTAGTTGGCAGATATGATCATGAGAATTTAATGATGATTGTGGGTTTGTCGGCTACTGCAATTAGTTTACTATTACTTGGACCTTCTCCTGTTCTACCGGAACTTCCTAA GTTATTGTGGCTCGACATCTTATCCCTTTTTCTGATCGGTGTATTTGTAGCCATGGCATACGTGCCCACATATCAGGCTTTGCTCGGATATGCCAT acaaGTAGGCTGTGACATGGAATTGAGTACGTATAGCGCCATTGCGGGGTTATGGGCATCCATGTATTCCTTGGG GTTTTAG
- the LOC116917750 gene encoding MFS-type transporter SLC18B1 isoform X1, translated as MESSESSAEHLHEFLFTSNTLPADPALGILENNHGRTSPYHWTTMSDTMIVSPTAGRTVLDVVVCSGTDTPKYAISNCQTSGMKSGTGIRSQSVSNLSDKKFRPSDEEILQLKNKFLLLAELRNRRFFRLLEKNQKWTLALVCAVYFFCYSAISMLSPFFLKIAVLHNISTSTYGLIFSIHPAVVFCTSPFIGHITPSLGPKFTFISGIFLCGSCNVLFGTLEYVQDDTQFTVLCFIIRGLGAVGAAAFSTAGATYVANMFPDKVSVVMGTLETCIGLGFSIGPLIGGALFTLGGFQLPFYVMGSVMLLTLPFTFHILPKANHINNMGHLGTKLLTIFKMPVVSIVCLVIVVSSSAWSVLEPTLVIHMKQLAPMRLGLLFLVTSFSYAISSPFWGWLVGRYDHENLMMIVGLSATAISLLLLGPSPVLPELPKLLWLDILSLFLIGVFVAMAYVPTYQALLGYAIQVGCDMELSTYSAIAGLWASMYSLGEVLGPCVGSVIVDVYDFPMAMTTFGLLNLAVALLLLFNQVCAAIWLKQNSSSTQLPLSNNDTPNIVQVGLTIPGISIDEEEKLIFKKDTHQTYGTAC; from the exons ATGGAGTCCTCAGAATCAAGTGCCGAGCATTTACATGAGTTTTTGTTTACTTCAAATACTTTGCCGGCTGATCCAGCATTAGGTATATTGGAAAATAACCATGGAAGAACGAGCCCTTACCACTGGACAACAATGAGTGATACAATGATAGTCTCGCCAACAGCGGGTCGAACTGTTTTGGACGTTGTGGTTTGCAGTGGTACTGATACACCAAAGTATGCTATTTCTAATTGCCAAACCTCGGGGATGAAGAGTGGAACAGGAATCAGATCTCAATCAGTATCAAATCTAAGTGACAAGAAATTTAGACCCTCTGATGAAGAAATTTtacaattgaaaaacaaattcctGCTTCTTGCTGAACTAAGAAACAGGAGATTTTTCAGACTGCTGGAGAAAAATCAAAAGTGGACACTTGCTCTTGTATGTGCTGTCTATTTCTTCTGTTATTCTGCAATTTCCATGCTTTCGCCATTCTTCTTAAAG ATAGCAGTTTTGCATAACATTTCCACAAGCACATATG gtTTGATTTTCAGTATTCATCCTGCTGTAGTGTTCTGTACATCCCCTTTTATTGGTCATATCACACCTTCCTTAGGACCaaaatttacatttatatCAG gtATTTTTCTCTGTGGAAGTTGCAATGTGCTGTTTGGAACACTTGAATATGTCCAGGATGACACCCAGTTTACTGTACTCTGTTTCATTATAAGAGGATTGGGAGCTGTTGGAGCCGCAGCATTCTCAACAGCCGGAGCCACCTACGTTGCAAACATGTTCCCCGATAAAGTCAGCGTAGTTATG GGTACATTGGAAACGTGCATTGGCTTGGGATTTTCGATTGGACC tttaatcGGTG GAGCTCTATTCACGTTAGGAGGCTTTCAGCTTCCATTCTACGTTATGGGTTCGGTAATGCTTCTGACGTTACCATTCACTTTTCATATCCTACCAAAAGCCAACCATATCAATAACATGGGACATCTTGGAACAAAATTGTTGACAATATTCAAAATGCCAGTTGTCTCCATtgtttgtttagtaattgttGTATCGTCAAGCGCTTGGAGTGTTTTGGAACCAACTCTGGTTATCCATATGAAGCAG CTTGCTCCTATGCGACTTGGACTTCTATTCCTTGTAACCTCATTCAGTTATGCCATTTCTAGTCCGTTTTGGGGCTGGCTAGTTGGCAGATATGATCATGAGAATTTAATGATGATTGTGGGTTTGTCGGCTACTGCAATTAGTTTACTATTACTTGGACCTTCTCCTGTTCTACCGGAACTTCCTAA GTTATTGTGGCTCGACATCTTATCCCTTTTTCTGATCGGTGTATTTGTAGCCATGGCATACGTGCCCACATATCAGGCTTTGCTCGGATATGCCAT acaaGTAGGCTGTGACATGGAATTGAGTACGTATAGCGCCATTGCGGGGTTATGGGCATCCATGTATTCCTTGGG AGAGGTTTTAGGTCCATGCGTCGGTAGTGTAATAGTTGACGTGTATGATTTTCCCATGGCTATGACAACTTTTGGATTACTCAATTTGGCGGTGGCACTATTATTGCTATTCAATCAGGTGTGCGCAGCCATTTGGTTGAAACAAAATTCCTCCAGTACGCAACTTCCATTATCCAATAACGATACACCTAACATCGTTCAAGTTGGACTCACGATCCCCGGAATCTCCattgacgaagaagaaaagctaATTTTCAAGAAAGATACACATCAGACATACGGCACAGCATGCTGA
- the LOC116917750 gene encoding MFS-type transporter SLC18B1 isoform X3 — protein sequence MCCLFLLLFCNFHAFAILLKGLIFSIHPAVVFCTSPFIGHITPSLGPKFTFISGIFLCGSCNVLFGTLEYVQDDTQFTVLCFIIRGLGAVGAAAFSTAGATYVANMFPDKVSVVMGTLETCIGLGFSIGPLIGGALFTLGGFQLPFYVMGSVMLLTLPFTFHILPKANHINNMGHLGTKLLTIFKMPVVSIVCLVIVVSSSAWSVLEPTLVIHMKQLAPMRLGLLFLVTSFSYAISSPFWGWLVGRYDHENLMMIVGLSATAISLLLLGPSPVLPELPKLLWLDILSLFLIGVFVAMAYVPTYQALLGYAIQVGCDMELSTYSAIAGLWASMYSLGEVLGPCVGSVIVDVYDFPMAMTTFGLLNLAVALLLLFNQVCAAIWLKQNSSSTQLPLSNNDTPNIVQVGLTIPGISIDEEEKLIFKKDTHQTYGTAC from the exons ATGTGCTGTCTATTTCTTCTGTTATTCTGCAATTTCCATGCTTTCGCCATTCTTCTTAAAG gtTTGATTTTCAGTATTCATCCTGCTGTAGTGTTCTGTACATCCCCTTTTATTGGTCATATCACACCTTCCTTAGGACCaaaatttacatttatatCAG gtATTTTTCTCTGTGGAAGTTGCAATGTGCTGTTTGGAACACTTGAATATGTCCAGGATGACACCCAGTTTACTGTACTCTGTTTCATTATAAGAGGATTGGGAGCTGTTGGAGCCGCAGCATTCTCAACAGCCGGAGCCACCTACGTTGCAAACATGTTCCCCGATAAAGTCAGCGTAGTTATG GGTACATTGGAAACGTGCATTGGCTTGGGATTTTCGATTGGACC tttaatcGGTG GAGCTCTATTCACGTTAGGAGGCTTTCAGCTTCCATTCTACGTTATGGGTTCGGTAATGCTTCTGACGTTACCATTCACTTTTCATATCCTACCAAAAGCCAACCATATCAATAACATGGGACATCTTGGAACAAAATTGTTGACAATATTCAAAATGCCAGTTGTCTCCATtgtttgtttagtaattgttGTATCGTCAAGCGCTTGGAGTGTTTTGGAACCAACTCTGGTTATCCATATGAAGCAG CTTGCTCCTATGCGACTTGGACTTCTATTCCTTGTAACCTCATTCAGTTATGCCATTTCTAGTCCGTTTTGGGGCTGGCTAGTTGGCAGATATGATCATGAGAATTTAATGATGATTGTGGGTTTGTCGGCTACTGCAATTAGTTTACTATTACTTGGACCTTCTCCTGTTCTACCGGAACTTCCTAA GTTATTGTGGCTCGACATCTTATCCCTTTTTCTGATCGGTGTATTTGTAGCCATGGCATACGTGCCCACATATCAGGCTTTGCTCGGATATGCCAT acaaGTAGGCTGTGACATGGAATTGAGTACGTATAGCGCCATTGCGGGGTTATGGGCATCCATGTATTCCTTGGG AGAGGTTTTAGGTCCATGCGTCGGTAGTGTAATAGTTGACGTGTATGATTTTCCCATGGCTATGACAACTTTTGGATTACTCAATTTGGCGGTGGCACTATTATTGCTATTCAATCAGGTGTGCGCAGCCATTTGGTTGAAACAAAATTCCTCCAGTACGCAACTTCCATTATCCAATAACGATACACCTAACATCGTTCAAGTTGGACTCACGATCCCCGGAATCTCCattgacgaagaagaaaagctaATTTTCAAGAAAGATACACATCAGACATACGGCACAGCATGCTGA
- the LOC116917749 gene encoding eukaryotic translation initiation factor 2A → MTSDSKSTAFISCRGTHGVQVFDGSLYQPVEGFKHESSKTCRLAVWSMDGKYLAWANGVMVNVVETSTWSLLAQFEKPKTSGLQFSPKGNFLMTWEPYQVTKDIPVNTPNLNIWNLKTKQSVKSYVQKNHSKWEPSWSKDEKLLARNLNLELQVYEVDKMDSISQRSESTMKIADFSMSPLCAPYFFLCYIQGAKGQPSFAKLFKYPNLNASGLVASKSFFQGDRVDMKWNKPGNCVLLMTSTDVDSTGASYYGKQTLHFLDVKGTSAMVQLSKDGPIYSVEWNPKGNEFCVIYGFMPAKATLFDLKCEPKFDFGTGPRNSGFFNHLGNMLLLGGFGNLQGKIEIWDVQSLKLITSMDAPDTTHLQWSPDGQHFMTSTTAPRLRVSNGFKIWHYSGGLLFEHNVEPPNELWESMWQPVPDSNLKEFKISNKKVLGIKPSQPQVSKELYRPPGARGTSAILKFLEEREPPSNPKAAKPIGVVPNKVKPNIRHERKMKKAAAAEKATESPSENPPCIEITVNPSVHLELTGDETVDKKLRELKKKLDQIAQLKAQQSAGKKLELNQMDKIKKENDFLEEFMELSLKKK, encoded by the exons ATGACGAGTGATTCTAAATCCACCGCTTTCATTTCTT GTCGAGGGACCCACGGAGTTCAAGTTTTTGATGGGTCTCTTTATCAACCTGTTGAAGGTTTTAAACATGAATCCAGCAAGACTTGCAGGCTGGCTGTGTGGAGCATGGATGGTAAATACCTAGCATGGGCTAATGGAGTGAT GGTGAATGTTGTTGAAACCTCAACATGGAGCTTATTGGCTCAATTTGAAAAGCCTAAAACTTCTGGATTGCAGTTTTCTCCAAAAGGAAATTTTCTTATGACATGGGAGCCATATCAAG TTACAAAGGATATTCCTGTCAATACACCAAACCTGAATATCTGGAATCTTAAGACCAAACAGTCGGTGAAATCCTATGTTCAGAAAAATCATTCTAAATG GGAGCCATCCTGGAGTAAGGATGAAAAACTTTTAGCACGCAATCTGAATCTTGAGCTTCAGGTATATGAAGTTGACAAAATGGATTCCATCAGCCAGAGGTCAGAGTCAACCATGAAAATTGCTGACTTTTCAATGTCGCCACTATGTGCCCCCTATTTCTTCCTTTGTTACATACAAG GGGCAAAAGGCCAGCCTTCATTTGCCAAGTTGTTCAAATATCCAAATCTCAATGCAAGCGGTTTAGTTGCTTCCAAGAGTTTTTTTCAAGGCGATCGAGTTGACATGAAGTGGAATAAACCAGGAAATTGCGTTTTGTTGATGACTTCAACCGATGTCGACTCTACGGGTGCGTCGTACTATGGAAAACAGACCTTACACTTTCTTGATGTAAAAGGCACATCAGCAATGGTCCAACTAT CCAAAGACGGACCTATATATTCGGTTGAATGGAATCCGAAGGGCAACGAATTTTGCGTAATTTACGGATTCATGCCAGCAAAAGCGACTTTATTCGATTTGAAGTGTGAACCAAAGTTTGACTTTGGAACTGGCCCACGGAATTCAGGCTTTTTTAACCATTTAGGAAACA TGCTTCTTCTTGGTGGTTTCGGGAACCTTCAGGGCAAGATAGAAATCTGGGACGTACAGTCGTTAAAGCTTATAACTTCCATGGATGCACCTGACACAACCCATTTGCAATGGAGTCCTGATGGACAACACTTTATGACTTCCACAACTGCCCCAAGACTTCGGGTGAGCAACGG CTTCAAGATTTGGCACTATAGTGGTGGATTGCTGTTTGAACACAATGTCGAGCCCCCCAATGAGCTTTGGGAATCAATGTGGCAACCTGTACCAGATAGCAATTTGAAAGAATTTaagatttcaaacaaaaaagttttggGTATTAAGCCGTCCCAGCCTCAAG TCTCTAAAGAACTTTACCGTCCTCCTGGTGCTCGAGGAACAAGCGCAATCCTAAAATTTTTGGAAGAAAGAGAACCTCCGTCAAACCCTAAGGCTGCGAAGCCAA ttgggGTAGTGCCGAATAAGGTAAAACCAAACATACGCCATGAACGGAAGATGAAGAAAGCAGCAGCTGCAGAAAAAGCCACAGAATCGCCTTCCGAAAATCCCCCTTGCATAGAAATAACAGTTAACCCGAGTGTCCACCTGGAACTTACTGGAGACGAGACAGTCGACAAAAAACTGAGGGAACTTAAAAAG AAGCTCGATCAGATTGCCCAACTGAAAGCTCAGCAGTCTGCAGGAAAAAAACTGGAATTGAACCAAATGGATAaaattaagaaagaaaacgatttcTTGGAGGAATTCATGGAATTatctttgaagaaaaaataa
- the LOC123470013 gene encoding uncharacterized protein LOC123470013 translates to MPGAVGYSGPTYVAIRSGKHCSSTALSHCMDFERLLNLPEFNSITKSSDERVKPIVMFSVDGGPDENPRYNKVIEVAIHHFVSHDLDAIFIFTNAPGRSAHNRAERRMAPLSRPLSGLILPHNYYGNHLDAAGKTIDVDLEKQNFEKAGTTLAEVWSEVVFDGYPCVAEYVDPNYYEFSQDRLNVKDQYWFSEHVRTSQYFTQIVKCKNLMCCINKPRSSYLAVVPTRFIPPPIPLIQTDKGLKASDRSGFESHVFSSLFLSLHLSRDLLPNSTKEFLTLPYDLYTPSVQSQFLDRICQKCSLYFAPKVMLKSRMIVHKKKTQSASAVVEKEFIVTRTRPVRIAAMRQREMMAIIVSDDNNGLEAEDAEWIDKDELDISGIPPFVEKPSILSCPVVTLEEHFDNPWEKDE, encoded by the exons ATGCCCGGTGCTGTCGGATATTCAGGTCCAACTTATGTCGCCATTCGCTCCGGCAAACATTGTTCTTCAACTGCTTTAAGTCATTGTATGGACTTTGAACGATTACTGAACCTCCCTGAATTCAACTCTATAACAAAAAGTTCAGATGAGAGAGTGAAGCCGATTGTTATGTTCTCAG TTGATGGGGGTCCTGACGAAAATCCTCGTTACAACAAAGTAATTGAAGTTGCAATACATCACTTTGTGTCACACGATCTTGATGCGATTTTCATCTTTACCAATGCACCAG GCAGGAGTGCCCATAATCGAGCAGAGCGAAGGATGGCCCCTTTAAGTCGCCCACTATCTGGGTTAATTCTTCCTCATAATTACTACGGGAACCACCTTGACGCAGCTGGTAAGACCATCGATGTGGACCTTGAAAAACAGAACTTTGAAAAAGCTGGGACTACTCTGGCAGAGGTATGGAGCGAAGTAGTATTTGATGGATATCCTTGTGTTGCTGAATATGTGGATCCGAATTATTATGAATTCAGTCAAGATCGGCTCAACGTGAAAGATCAGTATTGGTTTTCGGAGCATGTTCGCACGAGCCAGTACTTTACGCAAATTGTTAAGTGTAAAAATCTAATGTGTTGTATTAACAAGCCGAGAAGCTCATACTTGGCCGTTGTTCCTACGCGGTTTATTCCTCCTCCGATTCCATTGATCCAAACTGACAAAGGGTTAAAAGCTTCTGATCGAAGTGGCTTTGAAAGTCAcgtcttttcttctttatttttatcgcTCCATCTTTCACGCGACTTATTGCCTAATTCAACTAAAGAATTCCTTACGCTCCCTTATGATCTTTACACACCCTCAGTTCAGTCGCAGTTTTTGGATCGAATTTGCCAAAAATGTTCGCTTTATTTTGCACCGAAAGTTATGCTGAAGAGTCGCATGATTgtacacaaaaagaagacTCAAAGCGCAAGTGCAGTTGTTGAGAAAGAGTTCATCGTCACAAGAACTAGACCTGTTCGCATCGCAGCGATGCGACAGAGAGAAATGATGGCTATCATTGTATCAGATGACAATAATGGCTTAGAAGCAGAGGACGCAGAATGGATTGACAAAGACGAATTGGATATTTCTGGAATCCCACCATTTGTCGAAAAGCCCTCGATCTTATCGTGCCCAGTTGTGACGCTTGAAGAGCATTTTGATAATCCATGGGAGAAGGATgagtga
- the LOC116917747 gene encoding serine/arginine repetitive matrix protein 1-like: MSIDPNEARNGNGRRKRAPSAVPSLDPRVNNFIGELIDVEQVGEVDLEDEVSVPSESSAERRAYAEIERMRQQREIERQQREIERQQRESKRQKETDRRQRERQERHQQKVREDRLRRKQEEEDRRERRSRSGEERRSRDARPRSRSRSPRRSNSTRPVQTPTDPAPPVTRNAPPVSPPPTTGPLGKSQHPRKILVSKEESRNLADWLNKSVTPAELKGFSEKYPIEFEKKEFSLAPPHLDDWMTRRLKESAAHKLAEAAEKTWLSVQLKVLDIAGSLVYLHQLTKQGRPLDMEEVSENVKVALELTAAASYDISRRRRRNILNHTDPRSDYLLEDPKSFSSKQTVSSLFGKRFLEAMLKKADQDEKLNRRGPPGPAPPKAASGPITRARSGRGDRGQSFFENDRSGGRGRRRNGQGLRRRSG, encoded by the exons ATGTCTATTGATCCTAACGAGGCCAGGAACGGGAATGGCAGGCGTAAAAGAGCACCGTCTGCCGTCCCGTCCTTGGACCCTCGCGTTAATAATTTTATAGGCGAGTTAATCGACGTAGAACAAGTAGGTGAAGTGGATTTAGAAGACGAAGTGTCAGTGCCAAGTGAGTCGTCGGCGGAACGCCGAGCCTATGCAGAAATCGAGAGGATGCGGCAGCAACGGGAGATTGAGAGGCAGCAACGGGAGATTGAGAGGCAGCAGCGTGAGAGTAAGAGACAGAAAGAAACGGATCGGCGTCAACGCGAGAGGCAGGAACGCCACCAGCAAAAGGTTCGTGAAGACCGCCTTCGGCGAAAGCAAGAGGAAGAAGATCGTCGCGAACGTAGGAGTCGTTCGGGGGAAGAACGTCGCAGCCGCGATGCACGTCCCAGATCCAGGTCCAGGTCCCCTCGCCGCTCAAACTCAACCAGACCAGTCCAGACGCCCACAGATCCAGCGCCTCCCGTCACGAGAAATGCACCTCCAGTGTCGCCTCCGCCGACGACCGGGCCACTGGGAAAATCTCAGCATCCAAGGAAAATCCTGGTCTCGAAAGAAGAATCGAGAAACCTTGCCGACTGGCTCAACAAGAGCGTCACGCCAGCAGAACTGAAGGGTTTTTCAGAGAAATACCCAATTGAattcgagaaaaaagaattcagcCTGGCTCCTCCACATCTGGACGACTGGATGACCAGGCGGCTAAAAGAGTCTGCCGCCCACAAACTGGCTGAAGCAGCAGAAAAAACGTGGCTTTCGGTCCAGCTTAAAGTGCTGGACATCGCAGGATCACTGGTCTATCTCCACCAATTGACGAAGCAAGGTCGCCCGCTGGACATGGAAGAGGTGTCAGAAAATGTCAAAGTGGCCTTAGAGCTAACGGCCGCAGCGTCCTACGACATCTCTCGTAGAAGACGCCGGAACATCCTCAACCATACAGACCCTCGCTCTGACTATTTGCTGGAGGACCCCAAATCCTTTTCGAGCAAACAAACAGTTTCGTCACTGTTTGGCAAGCGCTTTCTCGAAGCCATGCTGAAAAAAGCGGACCAAGACGAAAAGTTAAACCGTCGTGGACCACCAGGTCCAGCCCCACCCAAAGCAGCTTCAGGCCCGATAACACGAGCAAGATCCGGCAGAGGAGACAGAGGGCAATCTTTCTTCGAGAACGATAGAAGCGGCGGCCGAGGGAGAAG AAGAAATGGCCAAGGTTTGCGACGAAGAAGTGGTTAG